Proteins encoded together in one Impatiens glandulifera chromosome 1, dImpGla2.1, whole genome shotgun sequence window:
- the LOC124917524 gene encoding zinc finger A20 and AN1 domain-containing stress-associated protein 5-like produces the protein MAQKREKEETELKITEPLIRTSPIPNLSTTDDSSSSVSISDHPIDRSSSSTILSSHKPNQSDTRSDPSIDNTNESESRSRQFLLQPTSDRFRSVNRCAGCRRKVGLTGFRCRCGDMFCPEHRYSDRHDCSFDYKAAGREMIARENPVVRAAKILKV, from the coding sequence ATGGctcagaagagagagaaagaagaaaccGAGCTCAAGATAACCGAACCACTTATCCGAACCTCTCCCATCCCTAACCTATCCACAACCGACGACTCCTCCTCCTCCGTCTCCATCTCTGACCATCCTATAGATCGATCCTCATCTTCAACAATCCTATCCTCTCATAAACCTAATCAATCGGATACCAGATCAGATCCATCAATCGACAATACAAACGAATCTGAATCCAGATCGAGACAGTTTCTTCTACAACCCACTTCAGATCGATTCAGATCGGTTAATCGATGCGCAGGTTGTCGGAGAAAAGTAGGACTGACAGGTTTCCGATGTCGTTGTGGAGACATGTTCTGTCCTGAACATCGTTACTCGGATCGACATGATTGTAGCTTCGATTACAAGGCGGCTGGAAGGGAAATGATTGCACGTGAAAATCCTGTTGTTAGGGCGGCCAAGATTCTTAAGGTGTGA
- the LOC124912335 gene encoding extensin-2-like, which translates to MVTSWPLALICALAISFIATQVVADYDHASPPPYVYSPPPPPAYLYKSPPPPPYIYSSPPPPPYIYSSPPPPPYLYKSPPPPPYVYSSPPPPYTYKSPPPPTYEYKSPPPPTYEYKSPPPPPTYVYKSPPPPPYVYSSPPPPSYVYSSPPPPPYVYKSPPPPPYVYKSPPPPPYVYKSPPPPPYVYTSPPPPPYVYKSPPPPPYVYSSQPPPPYVYKSPPPPPYVYKSPPPPPYVYKSPPPPPYVYSSPPPPPYVYKSPPPPPYVYKSPPPPPYVYSSPPPPPYVYKSPPPPPYVYSSPPPPPYVYKSPPPPPYVYKSPPPPPYVYKSPPPPPYVYSSPPPPPYVYKSPPPPPYVYSSPPPPPYVYKSPPPPPYVYKSPPPPPYVYKSPPPPPYVYSSPPPPPYVYKSPPPPPYVYSSPPPPPYVYKSPPPPPYVYKSPPPPPYVYKSPPPPPYVYSSPPPPPYVYKSPPPPPYVYSSPPPPPYVYKSPPPPPYVYKSPPPPPYVYKSPPPPPYVYSSPPPPPYVYKSPPPPPYVYSSPPPPSYVYKSPPPPPPYVYKSPPPPPYVYSSPPPLTYVYKSPPPQTPSTNQPGSSPITNLLL; encoded by the coding sequence ATGGTTACTTCTTGGCCATTGGCACTAATATGTGCCTTGGCTATATCTTTCATTGCCACTCAAGTAGTGGCTGACTATGATCATGCGTCCCCGCCACCATATGTCTACTCACCTCCACCACCGCCGGCCTATCTATACAAATCACCGCCACCACCACCATACATCTACTCTTCACCGCCACCACCACCATACATCTACTCTTCACCGCCACCTCCTCCATACCTGTACAAATCTCCACCTCCACCACCTTATGTCTACTCATCCCCACCACCACCATACACTTATAAGTCACCTCCACCACCAACATATGAATACAAGTCACCTCCACCACCAACATATGAATACAAGTCACCGCCACCACCACCAACATATGTATACAAGTCACCGCCACCACCACCTTATGTCTACTCTTCTCCCCCACCACCATCTTATGTCTACTCTTCGCCCCCGCCGCCACCATACGTATAtaagtctccaccaccacctccatATGTATACAAGTCTCCACCCCCACCCCCATATGTAtacaagtctccaccaccaccaccttaTGTTTACACTTCGCCGCCACCTCCCCCGTATGTAtacaagtctccaccaccaccaccatatgTTTACTCTTCGCAACCACCACCACCATATGTATACAAGTCTCCACCACCTCCACCATATGTAtacaagtctccaccaccaccaccctaTGTATACAAGTCTCCACCCCCACCTCCATACGTCTACTCTTCACCGCCACCACCCCCATATGTCtacaagtctccaccaccaccaccctaTGTATACAAGTCTCCACCCCCACCTCCATACGTCTACTCTTCACCGCCACCACCCCCGTATGTCTACAAGTCTCCACCCCCACCTCCATACGTCTACTCTTCACCGCCACCACCCCCGTATGTCTACAAGTCTCCACCCCCACCTCCATATGTCtacaagtctccaccaccaccaccctaTGTATACAAGTCTCCACCCCCACCTCCATACGTCTACTCTTCACCGCCACCACCCCCGTATGTCTACAAGTCTCCACCCCCACCTCCATACGTCTACTCTTCACCGCCACCACCCCCGTATGTCTACAAGTCTCCACCCCCACCTCCATATGTCtacaagtctccaccaccaccaccctaTGTATACAAGTCTCCACCCCCACCTCCATACGTCTACTCTTCACCGCCACCACCCCCGTATGTCTACAAGTCTCCACCCCCACCTCCATACGTCTACTCTTCACCGCCACCACCCCCGTATGTCTACAAGTCTCCACCCCCACCTCCATATGTCtacaagtctccaccaccaccaccctaTGTATACAAGTCTCCACCCCCACCTCCATACGTCTACTCTTCACCGCCACCACCCCCGTATGTCTACAAGTCTCCACCCCCACCTCCATACGTCTACTCTTCACCGCCACCACCCCCGTATGTCTACAAGTCTCCACCCCCACCCCCATATGTCtacaagtctccaccaccaccaccctaTGTATACAAGTCTCCACCCCCACCTCCATACGTCTACTCTTCACCGCCACCACCCCCGTATGTCTACAAGTCTCCACCCCCACCTCCATACGTCTACTCTTCACCGCCACCACCCTCGTATGTCTACAAGTCTCCACCCCCACCTCCCCCGTATGTCTACAAGTCTCCACCCCCACCTCCCTACGTCTACTCTTCACCGCCGCCACTCACATATGTATACAAGTCTCCACCCCCACAGACCCCGTCGACAAACCAGCCTGGATCAAGTCCCATTACCAATCTATTATTATAA
- the LOC124912343 gene encoding leucine-rich repeat extensin-like protein 3 — protein sequence MATNYWPSALLCALAISFMETTILASRDSTSFHMHKSPPPSSPPPSPPPSPPPSPPLPSPPPSLPPPKHYYYKSPPPPPCDRKSPPRPCPHHYCPPPCHYKSPPPPPYKGSPPPPPPQTPNNCPTPPPKNYYYKSKPPPLPKHCYCRPPQSPPPPPSLPLPKPCYCKSSWLPHLWLPCPPRNCPPPPPPPPPKNYYNKSPPPPLPSLPLPKTCYCKSSWLPHLWLPCPPSNCPPPPPPPPSLPPPPLKYYYYQPPQRPPPSPPLPKPCYCKSSWLPHLWLPFPLSNCPPPPRPPPPPSPRPPKHYYYKSPPRPSLPLPKPCYCKSSLLPHLWLPYPPSNCPPPPSPPPPPPYNYKSPPSPNLYRSPPPPPPPLPPYNYKSPPPPPPSPNLYRSPPPPPPPPPPPPPPPPPKYY from the exons ATGGCCACCAATTATTGGCCAAGTGCACTATTATGTGCCTTAGCAATATCTTTCATGGAAACAACCATATTAGCTTCAAGAGACTCTACCTCGTTTCATATGCATAAGTCTCCTCCACCCTCATCTCCTCCACCATCGCCGCCACCGTCACCACCACCGTCACCACCACTACCATCGCCTCCGCCTTCACTTCCACCACCAAAACATTATTACTACAAATCTCCACCGCCACCTCCTTGTGACCGTAAATCTCCACCGCGGCCGTGTCCACACCACTACTGTCCACCTCCGTGTCACTATAAGTCTCCACCCCCTCCACCATACAAAGGATCTCCACCTCCGCCGCCACCACAAACTCCGAA CAACTGTCCAACTCCACCACCGAAAAATTACTACTACAAATCAAAACCGCCGCCATTGCCAAAACACTGCTACTGCCGACCTCCACAgtcacctccacctccaccatCTCTTCCATTACCAAAACCCTGCTACTGCAAATCTTCATGGCTACCCCATCTCTGGCTGCCGTGTCCACCCAGAAACtgtccacctccacctccaccaccaccacctaaAAATTATTACAACAAATCCCCACCGCCGCCATTGCCATCTCTGCCATTGCCAAAAACCTGCTACTGCAAATCTTCATGGCTGCCCCATCTCTGGCTGCCGTGTCCACCGAGCAACTGtccacctccaccaccacctccaccCTCACTTCCACCTCCACCACTGAAATATTATTACTACCAACCTCCACAGCGGCCGCCGCCATCTCCGCCATTGCCAAAACCCTGCTACTGCAAATCTTCATGGTTACCCCATCTCTGGCTTCCGTTTCCACTCAGCAACTGTCCACCTCCACCACGACCACCACCTCCACCGTCACCTCGACCACCGAAACATTATTACTACAAATCTCCACCGCGGCCATCTCTGCCATTGCCAAAACCCTGCTACTGCAAATCTTCATTGCTACCCCATCTCTGGCTGCCGTATCCACCAAGCAACTGTCCACCTCCGCcgtctcctccaccaccacctccatATAACTATAAGTCACCACCATCCCCAAATCTATACAGATCTCCACCTCCGCCACCACCACCACTACCTCCATATAACTATAAGTCTCCACCCCCTCCACCACCATCCCCAAATCTATACAGATCTCCACCTCCGCCACCACCGCCACCACCGCCACCACCGCCACCACCACCTCCGAAGTATTATTAG
- the LOC124920312 gene encoding E3 ubiquitin-protein ligase BIG BROTHER-like has translation MELQYVNNSFPYNSAGSFVNFFEGLAYEHVNFIFADAIYSQESMYSNVQASPYKFGLSDPNSYYDYNNTHMVNDHSSAILHDYSRHFENPRTISSQHTAPQWNGNNASADTNNNNIDCVFSGPRVYLNANNNQVIWQDDVDPDNMTYEELLELGETVGTQNRGLTPDQISLLPVKKFKGRGFFFRKKSKTERCVICQMEYKRGNRQMILPCKHAYHVDCGTKWLSINKACPICYTEVSIENNKTKH, from the exons ATGGAACTGCAATATGTAAATAACAGTTTTCCTTATAACTCAGCTGGAAGCTTTGTAAATTTCTTTGAAGGTCTTGCTTATGagcatgtgaatttcatttttgCAGATGCCATTTACAGTCAG GAGAGTATGTACTCCAACGTTCAAGCAAGTCCGTACAAATTTGGCTTATCTGATCCGAATTCATATTATGATTACAACAACACTCATATGGTCAATGACCACTCTTCTGCAATCCTCCATGATTACAGTAGGCACTTTGAGAATCCTCGAACAATCAGTAGTCAACACACAGCTCCACAGTGGAATGGGAATAATGCTAGTGCAGATACAAACAACAACAATATAGATT GTGTCTTTTCAGGTCCTCGTGTTTATCTTAATGCGAACAACAATCAG GTCATTTGGCAAGATGATGTTGACCCCGACAATATGACTTATGAG GAACTTCTGGAACTAGGTGAGACAGTTGGGACTCAGAACCGGGGTCTTACTCCAGATCAGATTTCCTTACTTCCTGTCAAAAAGTTCAAGGGCCGTGGATTCTTCTTcagaaagaaatcaaaaacaGAGAG ATGCGTAATATGTCAGATGGAATACAAAAGAGGTAACCGACAAATGATCCTTCCATGCAAACACGCCTACCATGTTGATTGTGGAACTAAATGGCTTAGCATCAATAAG GCTTGTCCCATTTGCTATACTGAGGTCTCTATAGAAAACAACAAAACAAAGCACTAG